In Ctenopharyngodon idella isolate HZGC_01 chromosome 20, HZGC01, whole genome shotgun sequence, the following proteins share a genomic window:
- the zpax2 gene encoding zona pellucida protein AX 2 isoform X2 translates to MMGCFEIGALWLMVTIISVDADTSAGGIQAECLGNRVQFTLPSSLNVGSPLEVYAVNNTQTVLLTPHLAAQCGYTQKSDPWGNTIVSASLNNCFAENKGDKEFKVAIQVKLYEFPMLSEKVHEAFKSCSHSMVSREILCETNFMEVSVRNAIPEIKKAPVKEWPTVIPNLQLWKILLYTPEEKAFDKETLQEMGYSVYSSPTRLVLRSPYNMAETFVQHVDDVDMMVFKSVVLFRDRWMLAIVESAAACPTNGASVVGQMIYWHFPLHITPLVSSEVEILEVHMGINGRRLTPEEMSSRNFSMMFTESHVVVEIPIGAPGGYYKSHALENQNHISYTIEPMLELLWMEGLDKTTYKVLFPITTPLTPWPPQITDYTQPQKKAFDVLLGYFLPDVKLLNITFGSELLTVSEVIIKGIVLQEQSFPNGTKAFTLQVPFSEPHVQVKTLHPDRRTYSLPLVFGFVILPEQASFSYSTELEVSLNDTVHPNAGGRCNQDIFNIFVQYGSTPRSQLKIKLGQVEINDEVLQQYEHHSNETHFKIVVPFLAPLVAIESVRLTGVVGRIDVEIYDTLNDWHVKDFSLACTFFVKMSECFSNGTITVVVPKLESVTRLVPGELSLKDPTCKPYYNEDHFAYFRFDVTTCGTTRKFVGDTIKYENEVTWKRDELLPQISELWPEPEYRFSVSCIYTANATQSMIFHAVSHLKEPEADVGKGELTVSLRLSQDMVYRLFYHDGDYPVLKFLKQPLYFEVGMDHSRDSRLAVRLENCWATLTKDRESKPKWDLIVDGCPNHKDPEQTVFHPVIEDDRVDIPDHFKRFEVKTFTFKEDDGSSKNEGAAVARRVFVHCDVVICHVGNTADGHCYKQCGATQNSIRSSLNRGNALILKVSTQGDF, encoded by the exons ATGATGGGATGCTTTGAAATAGG GGCTTTATGGCTTATGGTCACTATAATAAGCGTTGATGCAGATACCTCTGCAG GTGGAATTCAAGCAGAATGTCTTGGAAATAGGGTGCAGTTTACCCTTCCTAGTTCTTTAAATGTAGGAAGTCCTTTAGAGGTTTATGCAGTCA ATAACACACAGACAGTCCTTCTCACACCTCACCTGGCGGCTCAGTGTGGCTACACACAGAAATCGGATCCTTGGGGAAATACGATAGTGTCAGCTTCCCTAAACAATTGTTTTGCAGAGAACAAG gGTGACAAGGAATTTAAAGTAGCCATACAGGTTAAACTCTATGAATTCCCCATGCTATCTGAGAAAGTTCATGAAGCATTCAAGTCCTGCAGTCACTCCATGGTTTCACGTGAGATTTTGTGTGAGACAAACTTCATGGAG GTATCTGTAAGGAATGCAATACCAGAAATCAAGAAAGCACCAGTGAAAGAGTGG CCCACAGTTATACCTAACTTGCAACTCTGGAAGATCTTACTCTACACCCCTGAAGAGAAGGCTTTTGATAAAGAGACCCTCCAAGAGATGGGCTACAGTGTTTACAGTTCTCCAACAAGGCTTGTCTTACGAAGCCCATACAACATGGCTGAAACCTTTGTCCAACAT GTTGACGATGTTGATATGATGGTGTTCAAATCAGTGGTCTTGTTCAGAGACCGCTGGATGTTGGCTATAGTAGAGTCGGCAGCTGCCTGTCCAACCA ATGGAGCTTCTGTTGTGGGTCAGATGATTTATTGGCACTTTCCTCTACACATAACTCCTCTGGTGTCCTCAGAAGTTGAAATCCTGGAGGTGCACATGGGCATTAATGGTAGAAGGCTCACGCCTGAAGAGATGAGTAGCCGTAACTTCAGCATGATGTTCACAGAGTCCCATGTAGTTGTTGAGATTCCTATTGGGGCTCCTGGTGGTTATTACAAG agtCATGCACTTGAGAACCAGAACCATATCAGTTACACCATAGAACCCATGCTTGAGCTACTGTGGATGGAGGGTCTGGATAAGACCACATATAAGGTGTTATTCCCCATCACCACCCCTTTAACACCATGGCCCCCCCAAATCACAGACT ACACTCAACCCCAGAAGAAGGCATTTGATGTATTGCTGGGTTACTTCCTACCTGATGTGAAGCTGCTGAATATCACTTTTGGCTCTGAATTGCTCACTGTCTCCGAGGTCATTATTAAAGGCATTGTCCTGCAAGAGCAAAGCTTCCCCAATGGCACCAAAGCCTTTACTCTTCAGGTTCCCTTCTCTGAACCTCATGTCCAAGTAAAG ACTCTTCACCCTGATAGAAGAACCTACTCTCTTCCTCTTGTCTTTGGTTTTGTCATCTTGCCTGAACAGGCATCATTTTCATACTCCACAGAACTAGAAGTTTCTTTAAATGACACTG TCCATCCAAATGCAGGGGGAAGATGTAATCAGGACATCTTCAACATTTTTGTCCAGTATGGAAGCACCCCAAGATCCCAATTAAAGATCAAACTGGGACAAGTGGAGATTAATGATGAAGTTTTACAGCAATATGAACACCATTCAAATGAAACCCATTTCAAAATTGTTGTGCCATTCCTGGCCCCACTTGTGGCTATAGAG TCTGTACGGTTGACCGGAGTCGTGGGAAGAATTGATGTGGAAATTTACGATACATTAAATGACTGGCATGTCAAAGACTTCTCCCTTGCCTGCaccttttttgtaaaaatgtcag AGTGTTTTTCTAATGGAACGATTACTGTGGTGGTTCCCAAATTGGAATCTGTAACACGCCTGGTTCCCGGTGAACTCTCTCTAAAAGACCCAACCTGCAAACCCTACTACAATGAAGACCACTTTGCTTATTTTCGCTTTGATGTCACCACTTGTGGAACCACACGAAAG tttgttgGGGACACCATCAAATATGAGAATGAAGTCACCTGGAAGAGAGATGAACTTTTGCCTCAGATCTCTGAATTATGGCCTGAGCCAGAATACAG GTTCTCTGTGTCCTGCATTTATACCGCAAATGCTACCCAGAGCATGATCTTCCACGCTGTCTCGCACCTTAAAGAGCCAGAGGCAGATGTTGGAAAGGGTGAACTTACTGTTTCCCTGAGGCTCTCTCAGG aTATGGTCTACAGACTTTTCTATCATGATGGTGACTATCCAGTTTTAAAGTTTCTGAAACAGCCTCTGTATTTTGAGGTGGGTATGGATCACTCCAGGGACTCCAGGTTAGCAGTACGCCTGGAAAACTGTTGGGCAACACTCACCAAGGACAGAGAATCCAAACCTAAATGGGATTTAATAGTTGATGG ATGTCCAAATCATAAAGACCCTGAACAGACCGTCTTCCATCCTGTAATTGAAGATGATCGAGTTGACATCCCGGATCACTTCAAGAGATTTGAGGTTAAAACATTTACTTTCAAAGAGGATGATGGGAGCTCTAAAAATGAGGGTGCCGCTGTGGCCAGACGT GTATTTGTCCACTGTGACGTTGTCATTTGTCATGTTGGAAACACTGCTGATGGACATTGTTACAAACAGTGTGGGGCGACTCAGAATTCGATCAGGAGCAGCTTAAATCGAG GAAATGCACTAATTCTGAAGGTATCAACACAAGGAGACTTCTGA
- the zpax2 gene encoding zona pellucida protein AX 2 isoform X1 encodes MMGCFEIGALWLMVTIISVDADTSAGGIQAECLGNRVQFTLPSSLNVGSPLEVYAVNNTQTVLLTPHLAAQCGYTQKSDPWGNTIVSASLNNCFAENKGDKEFKVAIQVKLYEFPMLSEKVHEAFKSCSHSMVSREILCETNFMEVSVRNAIPEIKKAPVKEWPTVIPNLQLWKILLYTPEEKAFDKETLQEMGYSVYSSPTRLVLRSPYNMAETFVQHVDDVDMMVFKSVVLFRDRWMLAIVESAAACPTNGASVVGQMIYWHFPLHITPLVSSEVEILEVHMGINGRRLTPEEMSSRNFSMMFTESHVVVEIPIGAPGGYYKSHALENQNHISYTIEPMLELLWMEGLDKTTYKVLFPITTPLTPWPPQITDYTQPQKKAFDVLLGYFLPDVKLLNITFGSELLTVSEVIIKGIVLQEQSFPNGTKAFTLQVPFSEPHVQVKTLHPDRRTYSLPLVFGFVILPEQASFSYSTELEVSLNDTVHPNAGGRCNQDIFNIFVQYGSTPRSQLKIKLGQVEINDEVLQQYEHHSNETHFKIVVPFLAPLVAIESVRLTGVVGRIDVEIYDTLNDWHVKDFSLACTFFVKMSECFSNGTITVVVPKLESVTRLVPGELSLKDPTCKPYYNEDHFAYFRFDVTTCGTTRKFVGDTIKYENEVTWKRDELLPQISELWPEPEYRFSVSCIYTANATQSMIFHAVSHLKEPEADVGKGELTVSLRLSQDMVYRLFYHDGDYPVLKFLKQPLYFEVGMDHSRDSRLAVRLENCWATLTKDRESKPKWDLIVDGCPNHKDPEQTVFHPVIEDDRVDIPDHFKRFEVKTFTFKEDDGSSKNEGAAVARRVFVHCDVVICHVGNTADGHCYKQCGATQNSIRSSLNRVRRSSSFSEEAPQHVSIGPILLI; translated from the exons ATGATGGGATGCTTTGAAATAGG GGCTTTATGGCTTATGGTCACTATAATAAGCGTTGATGCAGATACCTCTGCAG GTGGAATTCAAGCAGAATGTCTTGGAAATAGGGTGCAGTTTACCCTTCCTAGTTCTTTAAATGTAGGAAGTCCTTTAGAGGTTTATGCAGTCA ATAACACACAGACAGTCCTTCTCACACCTCACCTGGCGGCTCAGTGTGGCTACACACAGAAATCGGATCCTTGGGGAAATACGATAGTGTCAGCTTCCCTAAACAATTGTTTTGCAGAGAACAAG gGTGACAAGGAATTTAAAGTAGCCATACAGGTTAAACTCTATGAATTCCCCATGCTATCTGAGAAAGTTCATGAAGCATTCAAGTCCTGCAGTCACTCCATGGTTTCACGTGAGATTTTGTGTGAGACAAACTTCATGGAG GTATCTGTAAGGAATGCAATACCAGAAATCAAGAAAGCACCAGTGAAAGAGTGG CCCACAGTTATACCTAACTTGCAACTCTGGAAGATCTTACTCTACACCCCTGAAGAGAAGGCTTTTGATAAAGAGACCCTCCAAGAGATGGGCTACAGTGTTTACAGTTCTCCAACAAGGCTTGTCTTACGAAGCCCATACAACATGGCTGAAACCTTTGTCCAACAT GTTGACGATGTTGATATGATGGTGTTCAAATCAGTGGTCTTGTTCAGAGACCGCTGGATGTTGGCTATAGTAGAGTCGGCAGCTGCCTGTCCAACCA ATGGAGCTTCTGTTGTGGGTCAGATGATTTATTGGCACTTTCCTCTACACATAACTCCTCTGGTGTCCTCAGAAGTTGAAATCCTGGAGGTGCACATGGGCATTAATGGTAGAAGGCTCACGCCTGAAGAGATGAGTAGCCGTAACTTCAGCATGATGTTCACAGAGTCCCATGTAGTTGTTGAGATTCCTATTGGGGCTCCTGGTGGTTATTACAAG agtCATGCACTTGAGAACCAGAACCATATCAGTTACACCATAGAACCCATGCTTGAGCTACTGTGGATGGAGGGTCTGGATAAGACCACATATAAGGTGTTATTCCCCATCACCACCCCTTTAACACCATGGCCCCCCCAAATCACAGACT ACACTCAACCCCAGAAGAAGGCATTTGATGTATTGCTGGGTTACTTCCTACCTGATGTGAAGCTGCTGAATATCACTTTTGGCTCTGAATTGCTCACTGTCTCCGAGGTCATTATTAAAGGCATTGTCCTGCAAGAGCAAAGCTTCCCCAATGGCACCAAAGCCTTTACTCTTCAGGTTCCCTTCTCTGAACCTCATGTCCAAGTAAAG ACTCTTCACCCTGATAGAAGAACCTACTCTCTTCCTCTTGTCTTTGGTTTTGTCATCTTGCCTGAACAGGCATCATTTTCATACTCCACAGAACTAGAAGTTTCTTTAAATGACACTG TCCATCCAAATGCAGGGGGAAGATGTAATCAGGACATCTTCAACATTTTTGTCCAGTATGGAAGCACCCCAAGATCCCAATTAAAGATCAAACTGGGACAAGTGGAGATTAATGATGAAGTTTTACAGCAATATGAACACCATTCAAATGAAACCCATTTCAAAATTGTTGTGCCATTCCTGGCCCCACTTGTGGCTATAGAG TCTGTACGGTTGACCGGAGTCGTGGGAAGAATTGATGTGGAAATTTACGATACATTAAATGACTGGCATGTCAAAGACTTCTCCCTTGCCTGCaccttttttgtaaaaatgtcag AGTGTTTTTCTAATGGAACGATTACTGTGGTGGTTCCCAAATTGGAATCTGTAACACGCCTGGTTCCCGGTGAACTCTCTCTAAAAGACCCAACCTGCAAACCCTACTACAATGAAGACCACTTTGCTTATTTTCGCTTTGATGTCACCACTTGTGGAACCACACGAAAG tttgttgGGGACACCATCAAATATGAGAATGAAGTCACCTGGAAGAGAGATGAACTTTTGCCTCAGATCTCTGAATTATGGCCTGAGCCAGAATACAG GTTCTCTGTGTCCTGCATTTATACCGCAAATGCTACCCAGAGCATGATCTTCCACGCTGTCTCGCACCTTAAAGAGCCAGAGGCAGATGTTGGAAAGGGTGAACTTACTGTTTCCCTGAGGCTCTCTCAGG aTATGGTCTACAGACTTTTCTATCATGATGGTGACTATCCAGTTTTAAAGTTTCTGAAACAGCCTCTGTATTTTGAGGTGGGTATGGATCACTCCAGGGACTCCAGGTTAGCAGTACGCCTGGAAAACTGTTGGGCAACACTCACCAAGGACAGAGAATCCAAACCTAAATGGGATTTAATAGTTGATGG ATGTCCAAATCATAAAGACCCTGAACAGACCGTCTTCCATCCTGTAATTGAAGATGATCGAGTTGACATCCCGGATCACTTCAAGAGATTTGAGGTTAAAACATTTACTTTCAAAGAGGATGATGGGAGCTCTAAAAATGAGGGTGCCGCTGTGGCCAGACGT GTATTTGTCCACTGTGACGTTGTCATTTGTCATGTTGGAAACACTGCTGATGGACATTGTTACAAACAGTGTGGGGCGACTCAGAATTCGATCAGGAGCAGCTTAAATCGAG TTCGCAGAAGTTCAAGCTTTTCAGAGGAAGCCCCGCAACATGTGTCTATAGGCCCCATTCTGTTGATATGA